The Emys orbicularis isolate rEmyOrb1 chromosome 9, rEmyOrb1.hap1, whole genome shotgun sequence genomic sequence ccagttccctcagcctctcctcataagtcatctgctccagacccctaatcatttttgttgccctccgctggactctttccaatttttccacatccttcttgtagtgtggggcccaaaactggacacagtactccagatgaggcctcaccaatgttgaataaaggggaacgatcatgttccttgatctgctggcaatgcccctacttatacagcccaaaatgccgttagccttcttggcaacaagagcacactgttgactcatatccagcttctcgtccactgtgacccctaggtccttttcttcagaactgctacctagccattcggtccctagtctgtagcagtgcatgggattcttccgtcctaagtgcaggactctgcacttgtccttgttgaacttcatcaggttttttttggcccaatcctctaatttgtctaggtccctctgtatccgatccctaccctctagtgtatctaccacgcctcccagtttagtgtcatctgcaaacttgctgagagtgcagtccacaccatcctccagatcattaataaagatattaaacaaaaccggccccaggaccgacccttggggcactccgcttgaaaccggctgccaactagacatggagccattgatcactacccgttgagcccgaccatctagccagctttctatccaccttacagtccattcatccaacccatacttctttaacttggcggaaagaatactgtgggagaccgtatcaaaagctttgctaaagtcaaggaataacacatccactgcttttccctcatccacagagccagttatctcatcatagaaggcaattagattagtcaggcacgacttgcccttggtgaatccatgctgactgttcctgatcactttcctctcctctaagtgtttcataattgattccttgaggacctgctccatgatttttccagggactttggtgaggctgactggcctgtagttccccggatcctcctccttcccttttttaaagatgggcactacattagcctttttccagtcatccaggacctcccccgatcgccatgagttttcaaaaataatggctaatggctctgcaatctcatccgccaactcctttagcaccctcggatgcagtgcatccggccccatggacttgtgcacgtccatatgtagactaaataatgaaattaataaattttcaagccgaacgtgtattaattctaatgaacaatgccacattatgcagtattcatttttgaaagtttataataagcaatgcttccgggggaggggaggaaaggaggtggggggggcagaaggtggaagtttcgcctagggcacaaaatatccttgcaccggccctgaggcaATGAAAGATAAACCTGGACGCTGTAGTGTGTCCTGCCACCTGATCAACATGGAACATTGGTTCTCAGAGGAGAGCCCTTCATTTCTCAAGTCTGGAGGATACAGTTGTATTTTAGACCCTGAGGAGGGAGGAGACCTAAAAGGATGAATGCAGTGATGAGACTCTTCAGGATCCCATGTAGTTAGCCTTCCCTGGCCTGGGTATGCAAAGAGATAGCTATCTGTTCTCCTTCCCTACACATACCCAAGCTCTGTGCTGCCTTTCCATTTCATCACCACCTCGTTGACTTTGCAGGACTTTCAGTGCAAGCTCCCTGCTCCTAACTACCTAAAAACCATTAAGGTGCTATACAATAACCAATCCTGAACACTGAAATAAAGAGAGAAGCCGCCCAAATATTCTGCCCACCTGAAGCTAAGACGACATAAGTGCTGTTTTCTGCTCCAGTTAGCAAATCTATGCAGTGAATGACCTGCTGGGCCAGAACAAACCAGTCAAAGGCTCATAACACAGCCTCACAAATAATAaacctggggcaggagctgggcttTCCCAGATTTGCTGCCATGGGGTGAGAGCTGCTGGATCCACTTGCTAGATACAGTTGTAAAACAAACCAGCAGCGTAACTTTGGAGACAAATTCTGAacaaaccccaggctgcaggttgTTGGTGCTCTAATTGCAGCAAGTGCTGATGGTTAAAGCAGAAGGAGGGGAGAGGATATGAGAGTCACATGCGGTCTGTGGTTGTTTCCCTTCTGATTAGGGGTGAAGGCACAGGGACAGGCAGGATGCTGGGGCTAGCAGAGAGCAGCATACATTAACACTGGTCGCAGCTGATACTGTAGGTAGGAGAATCTCACTGTTAGCTCCTTAATGGCTTTGCATAGCTGCACATGTGGATTTTCCCGAAGACTCCCTTGACCCTGCTGACTGGGGGCCTGTCAGGCTGTGCCACGTTGGCTTAAAAGTGCCTTTataaagaggaggaagaaaaggttGATCTGTTCTTTGGACGGTGACACTCATGCTTTGCCATCTCTGTTGGGCTTGTTATGGCGGGTTTGAATGTTTCCATTGCCTTCTTTCTCTCAGTTGTGGCTATTTCTGAGGTGATCAGGCAGGTTTCCAAGAGACTTCTGCCTCTTGGAGTGTACCGTGGTCTTGTCAGAGAACTGGTCAGCTCATTACAGTTGTGTGCTTGCTCCCTTGAGCTGAGGATGCTGATGGAGATTGGTCCCTGGGGTGGTGGCTTTGGCCCAGATGTGATTCTGACCCTCCTCTTCATTATCTACTTGATTCATGGTGTGTCTTTTGATGGAGCTTCTGCTAACCCCACTGTCTCTCTCCAAGAATTCCTGGTCATGGATTCCTCCTTTGTGGCTACTGCTTTCAAACTTCTGGTCCAGTTTGTGGGAATGGAGGCAGCTGGGATTCTCACCACGCACTACTGGTCCTGGGAGCTGACTGACTTCCACCTCATCCAGAATCTAATGGCCCTGGATTGCAGTTCCTCTATCCATACCTCTTTGTACCATGGCATCTTTGTGGAAGGCGtctgttctttctttttccatttggtgGCTCTCAAGTTTCAGCATAGCCACCCTCTGTACAGAGCGCCTGTCCTGGCAGTGACTGTGACCACCCTGGCTTACACAGGTGAGGAGCTTTCTACGTTTCTTTTTCCCCATAATATCTGGGTGTAAATACAAGAAAGGAGCGTAGATGAAACTCAGGgttgccggggctcagccctggcacgtcccagcacaaattaagcactgcctatACACCATACATCTCCAGGATTGGTAGTTCATTGACTTGCAgatgttaaggtcagaagggcccattatgACCATCTAGCCAGACCCCCTGTGTAATAGAAGCCGAAGAATTTCACTCAGGGATTCCTGTGCCTAATCCATGTAGAAAAATAACCAgatcttgattttaaacattCAAAGTCATGGATTATCCACTGCCTCTCTAGGCAAGTCAGTTCCAGTCATTTATctacagtgggtttttttttaaaaccctgtacttctagtctgaatttgtctagtttcagcttcccaGCATTGGCCCTTGTTACGCCTTTTTCTTATCGACTGAAAAGCTGTCTCCTGTCAGAAATCTTTCCCACATAGGttcttgtagactgtgatcaggTCACCTCTTAACAATTTCGCTCACTCAACCCTGCTATGCTGCACATACTCAACATGTGAACCTGCACATCACCCACCTGCTCATCTGTGGCAGTGGGGTCTCCTCCAGATGTCATCTTTAGTTCTAGCTCCTTGACAAGACAGTAGCACTAGCACACCAGGAACACCATTCAGCAGTCATTTCACCTTCCACTGCTAGGTGGTGATGTTTTACAGCCAGTTTAACCCTTTACTTCTCACTCATCACCTTTCCTTGCAGATGTCTTATGTGCTGTTTACCCTTGCAGTTAGGTAATGTATACTCTGCAGCATTAGCCACAGTGGACGTGAGGGTCAGGCTGTCCGGTGCTAGTAGGGTTCGTGGTTGATCTGTGTCAGTATCAGAGGTTGGACATCATGCAGctaggaggctgggggagggacggGTATCTATTTGATATGGAGGCATTGGGCTGAGTTAAGGTTGTTCAGGGTGACTTGACTCTGCTTTTTCAGAAAGTTCAAACACAAAGTTCTGGCAATAGAACTTCTCTAATCCTGCCTGTTGCCCAACACCCATTTGTTCAAATCCTTGTCAAACAAGTGAGACCCATTACactatttgttttcttctttcatagCTGGGCCTTTCACAGGGGCCTTTTTCaaccccaccctggcctccatgGTTACTTTTCACTGCTCTGGGAACATCCTGCAAGAGTACGTCCAGGTTTACTGGCTGGGACCCCTCACAGGTGAGTTGTGTTCAGGGTACCGATAGGTGCAGAAACTATTGCGGACTGGCCATGCTGGGCCACAACCTAGAGAGTGGGGCAGAGTATGCGGCTGGGGTGAAGCCTCCCTAGCATGTCTGCCATGTTAGTGAATCTGCATGAAAGGGACAAGTATTGAGCATAGAAATCGGAAACTCCTGCTGGTATGTGGCAACTCCTTGTGCTCTTATTTATTATGGGGGGAGGCTAGTCTTGCCATTGGAACCAGATGCTCCTTGCCCTTCCCAACACCCTTCCTCCCCATCAGCCAGGCTGGAACTCTGCTACACCAAACTGAGCCACATTAAATGTCACTTGCCAAACACTGGCCTCGGGGGGGCGGAGACGACGGGACACTTTGCAAAGCATGAGGCAGATGGGACTGAGAGGGGCGGGAGAGATGATGGGGTTAATGACACGGTGATGATCACACCTCATGGAGCTACGTTGttgcaggctgtctgcagactcaggaagaccaTGCTGTGGCAGTTTCACTCAGTCTGTAATTTAAAGGTTATTCTCACAGCCATAAGCCCCAGATATGTAATTTCTGAAATGAAGCTTATATTCTGCAGCACCAGACGGCTGCTTCCAAAGAAAACTTATTCACTTCGGCCTTTCTTTTGTGATCTGGTCCAATCCCAGCCCCGCTTTTGCAGGTGGAACACTTCTCTGTTAAATCCACTTGCTGTTCTGGTGCGGACAGTGCCATGTGCTAGTAGCAGGGACTCCAGCGGCTTTTGGCCCGGTTGGGGCGGGCGCCATCTGACCGCAGGAGAGGAGAGGTTGGGTAGTGCATGTCaaaggatgggtgggggagatggTAAATGACATGGCCTAATCCCCCTGTTTCTGCTTCCAGGGATGCTCGCAGCCCTGCTCTTGTACCAGGGGAACATCCCAAGGCTCTTCCAGAAAAACCTGCTTTACAGCCCGAAGAGCAAATACCGGACCCCcaaggggaaggctgtgcctggGCTCAAACAGACAGGAGACAATGGGGAAGGGCAGCCACAGTTGCGAACTAAGCCCCGGAGCTGAGTGAAGGGTGTGAGAGGGTTCCCCAGCCACTGCCCATCTCTCCTTCCCATCGGGCCCCTCCCATGGCCAGACTGACAGGAGCTGGGACCGAAGACGCTTGGCCAGCTCTGTGATATGTGAGCAAGCGTTCGCTGGGGGCACCATGGGCTTTTCGTGTCACTGTGTAAGTGTACCAGCTGCTTTGGCCACATGCGAGCAATCCCTCAGCACTGGCCCATGGAGACCTGGCTGTGAAAGCCCCCAGAGAACGTCGCCAGCTAGCGCAGACCTGACCAGCAGCAGAGTGGTGTGATTGCAGGCTCCAATACTGTGCCACAAGCACGACCTAAAGGGCACATGCCTTCCACCCAGCGCACACCCCTCCTTCCTGATCTTCCCCAGCCCATCTcccctgggggcggggcaggaaatCACCACCACTGTTCTGCTCCCTCAGTACAGCCAGGCATCCACCCATCTTGCTCCCCACGGGAAGGGCTGGCGCTGTTGCAGGGTCTCAGGGCTGTGCTCACACGTGACTATCCACTCTCTGGCTTGGCTCAAACCCTGTAATGTCACTGCCATTGAATGCAAATGTTACCTCCAGATAGTAGATGCCTAGTGGGGACTTGCTCTGTCTCTAGTGGTacattaatttcttcctctggaaCATCCATacactgtccttttaaaaatagaaaggcAAAGCAGTAACTGCTCAGTGAAACTTCCTGCACCTCTTCACAGCTGGCCCCTCTGGCCAAGAGAGGCTTGAGTGTCAGAAAGTTTGAGACCCTACCTTTTTCCTGCTTCACTCCAGCCTTGACGGTGAATCCAGTCAccaggctcagcccagccacgcagggtaaaaatctgtctggggattggtcctgctttgagcagcagattggactagatgacctcctgaggtcccttccaaccctgatattctatgatataagCAGAGTGGGGAAAGCCAGCTGTAATTGCTGCCCCTAGATAACAGGTTGTACTCTAAGGGGGAAATTCACCTCAGAGGAGACTATTCTGGCACGATCTGAGCAGTGCTCAAAGGCCTCAGTCCtgccaatgctgagcactctggctttGATCCAGCCAAGCACTTACGTAGAGCTAAGTGAAAATCAGAATTTGTTGTAtgagaaattctgatattttcacattttcatccccaattgggacaaaaagtcaataTCAAAATTCATCATGGAATGAAAAGTTCCCCaaaatttcaatttgaaaatgtcaaaataaaatgtttcaacattattgattgaaataaaatgtttgtgaCTGTCCTaagtcaaaatgcttcatttgcaTCAGTTCAATATTAAACTAAATTTGCCAATGGtactgtggtgcctcatgggagttgtagttcaggtgcctcttGCTGCTATTCACCAAGGCCAGGCTCCTGGGCCAGACTATATTTCCCATGATGCTCTACAGTCATGTAACGTCCATGTATCCTAGTCAGGGATGTGTGtgacgtttcactccatattctttatgaaaacatgctgatatgaatatgacataactgagatgtactttatgcaagatgagtcttgtaaggtatcattggaaaggttatgatttactgaatgtgattatccaatttggaTGCCtgcatcatttctgtatctgaagttaggaatattaactatgtatctgtatttcaaatgtgttactttgggtaTCACCCCCAACCAGTGCTTagatacaacaatggaaaagccagacagggctaatgggccattagcagagacaatggactatgaaagagcttagtcttcctgtggatgctGGAGACAGCCTacgagcaatggctgccacagccatgcagagacatgggtccgagtcacctggtactggatatctctcctccccttttggaatgccagtGGTTTTCCGCTAGAAGATAAAGGGTTCCCACCTTGCACAAGAGCTatgtaaggcaggggagtgacatcatggttctctcctctgcctccccacccaaagagacactgaaaaaacaCGTGGAAACAAGAACTGAACTTGGGGCAGAAGGGTTGaacccaagctggaagggcatctaGCTTGTGAGTAATAACTAAGGTTTCAAGCTGGAGACTAGTGCGtctgcctttcaagactttctgtatTCTGCCTGCagcaatatctagggtgagaacataagaatggccctactggatcagaccaaaagtccatctagcccagtatcctgtcttccgacagtggccagtgccaggtgccccagagggaatgaacagaacaggtaatcatcaagtgatccatcccctgttgctctttccaagcttctggcaaacagaagctagggacaccgttcctgtccatcctggctaatagccattgatggacctatcctccatttatctagttcttttttgaaccctgttatggtcttggccttcacaatatctattggcaaggagttccacaggttgactgtgcattgtgtgaagaaatacttccttttatttgttttaaacctgctattatttgtaaccaattgtttttagtgaaactagcttagtttgtGTATTTGGTTTAATTtgtttagtaatctgctttgttctgtttgttaccccttttaccacttaaaatctgccttttatagttaataaaatttgtttagtttattattgaacccagttTCTGTCATTTGTAACTGGGCAGGGGCGAGAAgttgtgcataccttcctccacattgagggaggaggcggatttcataatatatctttgaGTCTGCATTtgaagggaggtggacacctgagtgctggggcaagtcccttaagctgagccttcccagaactgatctcagtgtctgtttcaTTCTGCAGTTGGGGTTGgacctgcctgtgtgtgtgtgtgttggaggaggcttaatagcctgactcagcaagacatgtAAAAAGGGTGCCCAAACTGGCataacaggtgggctcagtggtatctcagcacaccAGGTGGCATCTGAAGGGGGGCAACCTGTCACAGGGGGAtggccacagtgcatcatgggagatctAGTTCAGTCTAGAACTTCAGCCAATAAGAGGGAGTGGACGCATGAAGCACTcaaactacaacttccatgaggcaGTGTGGCACTATTGACAAATGCAGTTCAATGTTGAACCGACACAAAATGAAGTGGTTCAATTCAGCTAAATTGAACTTGCctaaaatgaagtattttgtgTAGATTTTGCCTCTGGAAAATCAAAAAAATTCTGCCAAATCAAATGCGTTCTTGGAAAACTTGTTTATCAGTGACtacattttctgttggaaaatcatTGCTGGGAAACTCCTGATCAGCTCTGCCCTTTAGTACGCTCATAACTGAAAGCATATGCCTAGCCACACTGACCTCCATAGGCCTAGTCATCTGCTTAAAGTTCAGCTTGTGCTTTGATTGTCTTGCTGGAGCAAGGGCTGGAGAGCCCAGCACCTCGCAGTAGGGAGCCCGTACGACGGAGCACTCCTAGGAGTGATGCtgaattagggcaaactgcacaACAAGAGACCAGTTACCTTAGCACCAACTATCAAGACAGGCAATAATGGGAGGGGGATCTGCAGGAGGAATAGGTTTCCTTGCAGTGAGATCCTGCAGTACGTGGATGGAATTTAACAAAGGGGAAACAAAACTATGGCTGTCTACCAAACGCCTATGGCAGAAGTGCTGGGTTTCAGCACATTTCCATGTGTAGTACGTTAAGGGAAGAAGAGGGGCCATTGTGCCCTCTATTATGTACTGCCGGGCATGAGTTGTAGCTTGTATTCTATACTTGGCTTGTGCAAGATGGATGCTACAATTGGTTGCTGGCTTCTCAgaaccaacccccttccctcgcTACCACCAGCCACATTTAAGACTTGGGATGCCTAGCCAGAGCTGATCCTGCTCTGCAGTCAAGGGCTCTTTCCTTCTAGTTCCTCTGAGAGTGGGCAAGGCCTTGCTCCTATTTAGTGAGGACACTGAGTGGGGCAAAATGGCACCTG encodes the following:
- the LOC135883995 gene encoding aquaporin-12-like, which produces MAGLNVSIAFFLSVVAISEVIRQVSKRLLPLGVYRGLVRELVSSLQLCACSLELRMLMEIGPWGGGFGPDVILTLLFIIYLIHGVSFDGASANPTVSLQEFLVMDSSFVATAFKLLVQFVGMEAAGILTTHYWSWELTDFHLIQNLMALDCSSSIHTSLYHGIFVEGVCSFFFHLVALKFQHSHPLYRAPVLAVTVTTLAYTAGPFTGAFFNPTLASMVTFHCSGNILQEYVQVYWLGPLTGMLAALLLYQGNIPRLFQKNLLYSPKSKYRTPKGKAVPGLKQTGDNGEGQPQLRTKPRS